The DNA window CGCAGGTGCCACGTGTGCCGTGGTGCCCAGGACCAAAGAGGTGGTCTGTACAAACTGCCCAACTGGAACCACAGGTACAGGCTCTGAGCATCCAAACTGTTTGGAGATtccatataataaataatatagcaCATGATCATGCCCAGAGCCATAGAAAGAGAGAGTCGGATCAACGGAAGTCCAAAATTCACATAAACCtcaaatagttccaggaagttCACAGCGGGCAATTGAAATACATTGAGTTAGAGAGACAGAACTGTAATTATTGGTAATTAGtagacaataaaataatttacttacataatttataaaataatgtatacatGGTATACATATGGAGTTTTAtcagtgttgtttttaaaataattaatccaCTAATATTTAAGGATTAATGTGGTTACTTATACTTACCTGCCTTGTTAACATATTTTAGGCTGAAGTTACTGTGGTAAAAGTTTGTCTTTGCTATATAAAAGACATAGTGGTCTTCTATCAAGGTGActtcagactctctctctctatatgaatatagttaaatatgtgtgtgtgttcttataACCTGCATGTAAGTCAAGTTCAAACACATCTTAATGTTCATTGTCGTTCTACTAATCTCATGGTAAATGTTAAGTTTGTTGTCTTAGAAAATTCATTCCaaataaatgaagatattttaagtgaaaactaaacttttttaatgtttttggttCTTGTGCATCCCTCAATTATTAATAGcctatatgaaaatgtatttgtagtatattccaaatttaaaacaacttaaaacaTTTGAACACATTTAATCATCTATTTTATGTGTGTTGACTTTTGATATGCACTTATTTACAGCagtctgtttatatatttataataaactatAATGCATGTCTTCACTATAGTTTTTCACTCACAGAAAGGAGTGGGAATGTATGGTTTCCCTACTGATATGGatagaagttaaaaaaaaaattcatcaagttttgttcaattcacatttatttgtatatcacTTTTTAACATAAacactgtttcaaagcagcttcacaaaaaaatgaatgtttctaCATAACAAACAAGAGTTCTGGTGTAACTGTGCCAAAGTAATGTTCATATGGCAGAAATGTTCTAAAATTAGGCTTTACAAATCTTGCAGTTAAGTAAGGTCCTGTATTGAGAAACAGTGAAATATATACAGaaacaatgaacaaatgaaaGCAATGGTTACATAGTGTGATCATGTTGATTACAGTGCATGGAGAGTTGTGTATGTTTATTCAGAGTCCGCTTCATCTGAAGTCCTCGCAAGGGTTGTCGTCATCTGAAGTCTTCGTGAAAGGCTGGATATAGTCAGCAGGATCGATCTAAAGATTACAccaacacattttattttgtattcatttatttcaaaaggGACAACACACATGAATTATCATGAGAAAACAAGTCTTACTATGAAAATGTGCCAGATTTAGCCATTCAGGCTAATTTTCATCTGCAGTCCCTGGCAGGTCGATGGTAAGAACCATAAACCACAAGtacacaaagcaaaaacaaacgccagaatacaataaattaaacaCTACTTCCAATTCTGAAGACATATTAGATTATCCAATAGCCACCCTTTTAGCGATTCAGAAAAAGGAGCAAGAgatgtaatatttctaaattcTATGGGTATAGTATTCCAATTATGTACTGCTCTATAAGAAAATACTGATTGCCCAAAAGCACTTCTTCTATGTGCTATTATACAGTCCCCTCTAGCAGTGGCTCAAGTAAAAGAATTACAATTTACttcattgatttatttcaaatacattctTAATTGGAGTTCTTGTAGAATCTATAAAAGCATCATTAAACACTTGTGTGATTGAGTCATGGCACTTTTTCACCAAGACACAGAGAACAGGGAGAGACTTGCCAAAACTAGTGAAGAGGCTCATTGTGAGGGCGAGTCTTCAGGTGGATCTTGTTCTGAAAGCAAGATAGCGAGGGAGAAAAACACAGGAGAAATGGTTAAGTGCAGTCCCTGTGGCATCACTGCACAGTCTGCTCCTTCAACACAAGTAGCTAAGAGatttaagtatataatacagtaataatgtaCCGGTTTCCTGTGATTATTTCTATGAtgtgtttttttgtaaatttatcccagcatgaaatgaaaactgCTCGCCTATTTCAAAGTTTTCATGCTCACTTACAGTAGGTCCATCTGCATTCTTTACAATATATCGAAGTCTATTAAACAACTCCCCACTagcaaaatcacttttaaaagcaATTACACCACGATTGATGAAACTGCATGAAGAGAATGAATAACGTCCCGCAAATCTACTAATTAAATGAggaataatcaaataataatctgttttaatCCACAGGGTAATTTGTTTAGCTGTGCtgataatataacattttattctatACATATCTTACCTTTTCGAAGTTAATCAGAGTGGTCTCTTCTGCTGCATCTGTCTCCAGGTAAGAGATGTGAACTATGTGATGATGGCTTCTTCGGGGACCCTCTTGGTGAAAATGGTCGAGTCAGGACGTGCCGTGCCTGCAGCTGCAATAACAACATCGACCCCAACGCTGTGGGCAACTGCAACCGAGAAACGGGCGAATGCCTCAAGTGCATCTACAACACCGCTGGCGTCTTCTGCGACCGTTGCAAAGAGGGCTTCTACGGTGATGCTCGTGCCGCAAATGTATCTGACAAATGCAAAGGTAagtgaaataaacacaaaatactaccgttcaaaatgaaattaatcattttatttaacatgGATGCATTAAGTTcttcaaaagtggcagtaaaaacatttaatattacaaaccattttaaaattaatgttcatttttttaaactaatcagAATCCTGTTTCCAAATCAGCAtcttagactgatttctgaaggatcatgtgaagactgaagtaatggctgttCAGCTTTTCCATATCATGAATAAATTGAatttcaaaatagaaaaaaaaaattgtaaaatgtaaaaaaaacaacaacaaaaaaacaatatttttaatgtaatgtaaatagtATTTCAGTTTTCACTCTATTTTtctataaaaccaaaaataagaCCTTTAAGGTCagtaaaatttttgtttttgaaaaaagtctcttaggATCACCAAAActtcatatatttgatcaaatgtacatttaagaACTGCGATATTCTGAAACATTGTtgtaatttcaaatgtttaaatgttagttcttattagtttttttttcaaaccttttCTTTTTCCACCTCTGCAGCATGCTCGTGCTCTCCGTACGGGACAGTGGACAAGAAGACGACCTGCTCTCAGGTGACGGGTCAGTGTCAGTGTCTTCCCCATGTCATTAACAGAGACTGCAGTGCATGTGAGCCTGGTTTCTACAACCTCCAGAGCGGCAAGGGCTGTGAACGGTatttgatttctttctctctctcatcctAGTGATATCGTTTTGACAAAAGAAAGCTCGACAGATCTGCAcgtttttaaaacaaatctttacATGTGTTTCCCCAGATGCAACTGCAACTCTATTGGCTCCACAAACGGCCAGTGTGATATCGTTAGCGGCAAGTGCGAGTGTCAGCCTGGGGTCACAGGTCAACACTGCGAGCGCTGTGAAGTCAACTTCTTTGGATTCAGTTCGTCTGGTTGCAAGCGTACGTTGCCTTATCAGCAGTTCTACTAAATGCAGAATTGCTTTATAATTCATCTTCAAGTTTAGATTTGCtccatttattatttgtttgctttCGCAGCCTGTGACTGTGACCCAGAAGGCTCTGAGTCTGCTCAGTGCAAGGAAGACGGCCGCTGTCAGTGTCTCCCAGGCTTTGTGGGAGCTCGCTGTGACATGTGCGAGGAGAACTACTTCTACAACCGCTCCACACCAGGCTGCCAGCAGTGTCCCAACTGTTACAGCCTGGTCCGAGACAAGGCAAGAGATTTGTCTTATTAACACAGCACGTTTTGTTTCATAACAGAATATACTACATCTAAtacctctctttttttctgtacagGTGAACCAGCAGAGACAGAAGCTTCATGACTTACAGAATCTGATCGATAACCTGGACAACACTGAGAATACAGTGAGTGACAAGGCCTTTGAGGACAGACTGAAGGAGGCAGAGAAAACTATAATGGACTTACTGGAAGAGGCTCAGGCTAGCAAAGGTACCGTCTTTCAATGTAGTATAATTCTGCTCATGTCATGTTGATTCACTatatgaaataagaaaaaaaagtgttatatttttgttatatattctaTCATCTTTCACTATTGTAATACAGAAGTGGATAAAGGCCTTTTGGACCGTCTTAACAACATCAACAAGACCCTGAACAACCAGTGGAACCGATTGCAGAACATCAAGAACACCGTGGACAACACGGGAACGCAGGCAGATCGAGCACGGAACCGAGTGCGTGACGCAGAGGACCTGATCAGCACCGCTAGAGAGGAGCTGGACAAAGCCAAGGAGGCCATCAGCAAAGTGGTGAGATGTCTACTACTCCCACACATTATACCTTCAGCTAATGGTAGTGGAGTCCATTAAAATATCAGCCTTTTTGTCTGTTCCCATAGGACATTAAAATACCCACAACCTCTGGAGATCCAAACAATATGACACTTCTGGCAGAGGAAGCCCGCAAACTGTCCGAAAAGTGAGTTTCAGTACACCATGCTGTGTTTATAGACTTTTCATACCACctaatacagttttatttcacatttttctcCGGCTCTTTACACAGACATAAAGCAGACGCAGATCAGATTGAGAAGATCGCGAAGGACGCCAATGACACGTCCACTAAAGCCTTTAATATGCTAAAGAAGGCGCTCGACGGCGAGAACAAAACAAGCGGCGACATTGACGAACTCAACAGGAAGTATGTCTTGTGACTTTCTTCTCTTGTCAGTGTTCTGTCACCTGATTTGAAGAAGGTATTTCAAATGCAGCTGGTCTAAAATGCCGTTCAAATGCGCTCAGATATGTTGAAGCCAAGGATCTGGCCAAGAACCTGGAGAAGCAGGCTGCTAAAGTACAAGCTGAGGCAGAAGAGGCGGGAAACAAAGCTCTGAAGATCTACGCTAACCTGACCAGCTTGCCCCCAATCGACACCAAAACATTAGAGGTGCTGATTTCATCATGTATTATAATTCTTACTGAATCGACCCGGATGCATCTATAATCCGATCTCTCGAATTTCCTTCAGGATGAGGCCAATAAGATAAAGAAGGAGGCATCAGACCTGGACAAACTGATCGACAAGACTGAGAAGGAGTACAACGACCTGAGAGAGGACCTGAGGGGCAAAGAGACAGAAGTCCGCAAACTACTCGAAAAGGGAAAGACCGAGCAACAGGTACATATGCTTTTCGACTTTTAATGTacttgttttagtttttagtgtctTCGTTTTTTGGAATTAGTGGTGCTCCAAAATTTTTTTAAGGAACAATGAGAATATTTAGTTGCAGCTCTTGCACATGGTTAATATGTTCGAGTCAAGCACATGCCATGAGACCCAGGAGCCATTTAAATGATACTGATGAGAGACAAGAGATAGCACTGGCCACCGTCCATACTCTCATCCTAATCTGATTGAGTTAAATGGCATGCTCTTAATGAAAGAGCTGGACCATGAACTCAGACATTGTTCTTCTGAAACCTGCTCATGGTGCGAGTTACTTTTTGAGATGTTTGATAAAGCTTGACATTTTATGAATAGCATTATTTTTAGACTAGATGTGAAATATATTGCGTATTTGTTCCCCCACAATATTGCTTTTCATTCCTATAAGTAATTATTTTCGGGATAAACCCAGTTAATTTAATTTCTTGTAAGTACAGAATTTCAACTTCTGAATGTTAGCCAGACAAGTCAGCAGCGTAAAAACCTAACCTTTCtgtgattttacatttttttaaaaaaaattttctcTCTCTCGCCTGGGTTTTCTTCAGACGGCTGATCAGTTGTTGGCACGTGCAGACGCAGCAAAGGCTTTGGCCGAAGAAGCGGCAAAAAAAGGCAAATCTACTTTCCAAGAGGCCCAGGACATACTGAACAACCTCAGAGGTGAGAAATATTTTGCAAAATGTCTTTTATAGTTTGAGAGAGAATAAAGATCTAAGTAtcgaaagaaagaaatatttaaacactattatttttaaaaaactgttaTTAGACTTTGACAAGAGAGTGAATGACAACAAAACTGCTGCTGAGGATGCCATGAGGCGAATCCCAGAAATCAATGCCACAATTAATGAAGCCAATGAGAAGACCCGACGGGCCGAGGCGGCTTTAGGCAACGCAGCTGCTGATGCTAAACAAGCCAAGGAGAAGGCAGAGGAAGCTGAGAAAATCGCTAATGATGTGCAGAAGGTACATGTTGGGTTTCAGATGAAGAGcatcaaaaccattaaaaaaaaagttgtgggaTGTCCGTTTCCTTATCAAACAGTGCCTCACTTGATTCGATTTGCTTGTTTTTAATCAGGGTTCGGCAAAGACAAAGGTAGATGCAGAAAAAGCTTTTGAAGACACCATGAAACTGGATGGAGAGGTGAACAACATGATGGTGCAGCTCACAGCTGCTGAGAAAGAGCTGGAGAAGAAGAAAGCTGAGGCGGACGCTGACATGATGATGGCAGCCATGGTGGGTTATGGCCTTCACTGGATGTCTGCAACTTGTTGTATAGCCATATTTTGACTTTGCGTTGACTTTGCTCTTGTTCACAGGCATCTGATAATGCTAAAGAAGCTGAGGGCAGTGCCAGAAAAGCCAAAAATGCTGTCAGGACAGTGCTGAACACAATCACTGATTTATTAAACCAGCTCGGTAAGACTCTAGCTACTAATCAATAAACCATGTTTTTGTGACTGAAGCGATAAGAATTTTGAAATCATGCTCACTGTGTGCATCTCATGTGTCATGCAACATCCCATCTTCTGAACTATAATAAAACTAGTAAAAATAGTTTACAGTTGTTAAAAcaaagcttaaattaaaaatatatattttctttgttacaTAGTGCAAGAAGAATGCAGAATTCAGTGAAATGTAATGACTTCTTAACACGCATTTTAATATAACAGGCAACATCGATAAGGTGGATCTGAGCAAGCTGAATCAGATCGATAGTGCTCTAAAAGACGCCAAGGACAAGATGGCAGGAAGTGAGCTGGACAGGAAGCTGAAGGAGCTGAATGACATCGCCAAGAGCCAGGAGGACATGATCGGCGACTACGAGC is part of the Carassius auratus strain Wakin chromosome 27, ASM336829v1, whole genome shotgun sequence genome and encodes:
- the lamc1 gene encoding laminin subunit gamma-1; translated protein: MSLFSCLLLCTLWAACSHGAMDECTDDNNKPHRCMPEFVNAAFNVTVVATNTCGSPPEEYCVQTGVTGVTKSCHICDAGDPRHHHSAVYLTDYNNQADTTWWQSQTMLAGIQYPNSINLTLHLGKSFDITYVRLKFHTSRPESFAIYKRTSQDGPWIPYQYYSGSCEKTFSKINRGFIRTGEDEQQALCTDEFSDISPLTGGNVAFSTLEGRPSAYNFDNSPVLQDWVTATDIRVALNRLNTFGDEVFNDPKVLKSYYYAISDFAVGGRCKCNGHASECVKNERSKLVCNCKHNTEGPDCNVCKPFYNDRPWRRATGDNANECLPCNCNGKSGECYYDPELYRATGHGGHCRNCADNTDGPNCERCLDNYYRDPSGQRCLSCGCNPVGSVSTQCDNTGRCSCKPGVMGDKCDRCQPGYHTLTEAGCGSCSCNPSGSTQECDAQTGRCQCKENVDGFNCDRCKLGYFNLDPQNPQGCTPCFCFHHSTVCESADGYHIHTITSTFDRDEEGWKGQQRDGSSVPVQWSPTSQEISLISEDYFPIYFVAPEKFLGNQLLSYGQNLTLNFRIQRHDARLSAEDIVLVGAGHRVAVPLIAQGNSYPGEETQTFVFRLHDTTDYPWRPTLKHTDFQKLLYNLTSVMIRGTYSAKSAGYLDNVSLVTARRGPGTPARWVEKCTCPQGYLGQHCEQCELGYRRSQPELGRFSSCEPCNCNGHSDTCDPVTGMCNCLHNTAGMSCERCKDGFYGDSTVGSSSDCKLCPCPAGATCAVVPRTKEVVCTNCPTGTTGKRCELCDDGFFGDPLGENGRVRTCRACSCNNNIDPNAVGNCNRETGECLKCIYNTAGVFCDRCKEGFYGDARAANVSDKCKACSCSPYGTVDKKTTCSQVTGQCQCLPHVINRDCSACEPGFYNLQSGKGCERCNCNSIGSTNGQCDIVSGKCECQPGVTGQHCERCEVNFFGFSSSGCKPCDCDPEGSESAQCKEDGRCQCLPGFVGARCDMCEENYFYNRSTPGCQQCPNCYSLVRDKVNQQRQKLHDLQNLIDNLDNTENTVSDKAFEDRLKEAEKTIMDLLEEAQASKEVDKGLLDRLNNINKTLNNQWNRLQNIKNTVDNTGTQADRARNRVRDAEDLISTAREELDKAKEAISKVDIKIPTTSGDPNNMTLLAEEARKLSEKHKADADQIEKIAKDANDTSTKAFNMLKKALDGENKTSGDIDELNRKYVEAKDLAKNLEKQAAKVQAEAEEAGNKALKIYANLTSLPPIDTKTLEDEANKIKKEASDLDKLIDKTEKEYNDLREDLRGKETEVRKLLEKGKTEQQTADQLLARADAAKALAEEAAKKGKSTFQEAQDILNNLRDFDKRVNDNKTAAEDAMRRIPEINATINEANEKTRRAEAALGNAAADAKQAKEKAEEAEKIANDVQKGSAKTKVDAEKAFEDTMKLDGEVNNMMVQLTAAEKELEKKKAEADADMMMAAMASDNAKEAEGSARKAKNAVRTVLNTITDLLNQLGNIDKVDLSKLNQIDSALKDAKDKMAGSELDRKLKELNDIAKSQEDMIGDYERQIREIRQDIVNLNDIKNTLPEGCFNTPSLERP